Below is a genomic region from Pseudomonas frederiksbergensis.
TTGCCCGATCAGTGGCAGTGACCCCAGCGCCCACGCCGAAATGGTCGCGATCCGCGCCGCAGCGCAGGCCGTGAGCAACTATCGTCTGCCGGGCAGCACGCTGTACGTTACGCTGGAACCGTGCAGCATGTGCGCCGGTTTGATCGTGCATTCGCGGATTGCGCGGGTGGTTTACGGCGCACTGGAACCCAAGGCCGGGATCGTGCAAAGCCAGGGGCAGTTCTTCACCCAGGGCTTTCTCAACCACCGGGTGCTGGTCGAAGGCGGGGTATTGGCCGAAGAGTGCGGCACGGTGCTGAGCGAGTTTTTCAAGGCGCGGCGCGCCAAACGAGACTGATACCGCAAAGATTGCAGCCTGCGGCAGCTCCTACAGGAGCCGCAAACACCCGTAGGAGCTGCCGCAGGCTGCGATCTTTTTTATTTACGGGCGACGATCACCGCGCGCATCGGCGCCGGCAGACCTTCAATCGTCTTGCGGTGATCGTCCGGATCAAGGAAGTCGCTCAACGACTGATACTTCATCCACTCGGTCCCGCGTTGTTCTTCAACTGTGGTCACGCTCACATCCACGCAGCGCACATCGCTGAATCCGGCACGGCGCAGCCAGAGCATCAGCGCCGGCACTGACGGCAGGAACCAGACGTTGCGCATCTGCGCATAACGGTCTTCAGGCACCAGCACTTGCTGCTCGTCACCTTCGATCACCAACGTTTCCAGCACCAGCTCACCGCCCTTGACCAGGCAATCCTTCAGCGCCAGCAAATGTTCGATCGGCGAGCGGCGATGGTAGAACACGCCCATGGAAAACACCGTGTCGAAGCCTTCGAGATCGGGAGGAAGATCCTCAAAGGGAAACGGCAAGTGCCAGGCATTGGGCTCCGACAGGTAGCGCTGCACCGCCTGGAACTGGCAGAAGAACAACCAGTTCGGGTCGACGCCAATCACGCTGTCCGCGCCCGCGCCGAGCATGCGCCACATGTAGTAGCCATTGCCGCAGCCGACATCGAGGATGCGTTTGCCTTTGAGGTCCAGGTGCGGGGCGACCCGCGACCACTTCCAGTCCGAGCGCCATTCGGTGTCGACGTGCACGCCGAACAGGTCGAACGGACCTTTGCGCCAAGGTGACAACCCCATCAGTGCGGTGCGCATTTGCGCGCGGGTTTCATCGTCGCAGTCGGTGTCGAGCATCAGGCCGTCAAGCAAGTCGACTTCACTCGGCTGGATCTTCGGCAAGGCGTCCAGCGCGCTCTGCCAGCGCTCCAGGTCGCCGTGACCCTTTTCCATTTTTGCATCGAGTTGCGCTTGCAGGGTGTTGGCCCAGTCGGCCAGCGGCGTGCCGGCCAGACGGCGGGCGAGGGGAGACAGATCAATCATGGCAAGGCAATCAACGAGGCAAAGTTAAGACACTGGAACCACGGCACGACTGTCGAAAACCCGGCGGCCAGCAGGCGTTCGCGGTGTTCTTCGAGGCTGTCGGGCTTCATGACGTTTTCGATGGCGCTGCGCTTCTGGGCAATTTCCAGTTCGCTGTAGCCGTTGGCGCGTTTGAACGCGACGTGCAGGTCGGTGAGCAGTGCGTGTTCTTCAGGATCGTTGAAGCGCAGCTTCTCCGAAAGAATAAGTGCACCGCCCGGCAACAGCGACTGACGGATGCGCCCGAGCAGTGCCAGGCGTTGCTCCGGGGCGATGAATTGCAGGGTGAAATTCAGCGCCACCACCGAGGCCGGCTTGAACGCCAGCGCGAGAATGTCGCCCTCGATCACTTCAACCGGCAGCAGCTCCTGGAACATCGAGTCCTGAGCGTTGAGGTATTCGCGGCAGCGCTCGACCATCGCTGCCGAGTTATCCACCGCGATTACCCGGCAACCGTCGGTGCGCACGTGACGGCGCAGGGCTTGGGTCACCGCGCCGAGGGACGAGCCGAGGTCGTAGAGCACGCTGCCCGGCTGGGCGAACTGCGCCGCGAGTACGCCGAGGTTTTCGACAATGGTCGGGTAACCCGGCACCGAGCGCTTGATCATGTCCGGGAACACCCGCACCACGTCCTCGTTAAAGGCGAAGTCGGGCACCTGGGCCAGGGGCTGGGCGAAAAGGCGATCGGGTTCTTTGCTCACGGCGGTTCCAGCGGCGGATGTGGAAAAGGCCGGCATTTTAGCCAACTTGGCGCGCGGATGCGCGGGTTGTCTGATAAACCGCTCCGGCGACGTACGCGGCCCCTGTAGCAGCTGCCGAAGGCTGCGTTCGAGGACGGAGTCCTCGCAAAACCGGTGTTTGCGGTGTATCTGACGATTCGCGGTGTCAGGTTTGGCGAGCGCTGCGCGCTCGAACGCAGGCTTCGCCAGCTGCTACGGGTAGTGTCGTTAGCCGCGTTGTTGGTGGAACGCCGACGCCGCAATCCCCCACTGCCCCAGCCAATAGCTGAGGATGATCACATAAGGCGCCGCCTCGAACGGCACCACAAAGCGGCTGATACCAATCACGCTGTCGGAGAACACAAACGCCAGCGCGCCACCGGCCGCCAGCAGCGCCGAGCGCTTCGGCACATCGGTGCCGAGTCGGGCCAGCGCTCGCCAGAGCATGGCGCTGATGGCCAGGCCGTAGACGATCACCGGGATCAGCAATGGCCCAAGTCCGTGGGCAATCAAGATTCCCAGCAGCAGCGCACCAACTCCGAGCGCCAGGATCAGCGGCAACAGCGCCAATCGTCGGCAATCGCTTAAATACGCCTTCAAGTACGCCAGATGCGCCACCAGAAACGCGCCGAGGCCAAATACGAACAAGTCCCCCGGCCACGCCAGCAGCACATCGCCGAGCAGGGAAAAGATCAGCCCCAGGCTGACCCAGCGCCGATAGTCGCCGGGCGGTGCGTCGTGCAACCAGCCGAGCAGCGCCAACACTGGCAACGGCTTGACCAACAGGCAGAGCAACTCAGCGTGAACGCTTACCCCATAGAGAAAGGTCACCGCGCCCATCAGCGCCAGAATCAGCCAGCCCATGATCAGTTAACCGAAATTGCGCAGTCGAAGGTTTGTGCCGGTTCTACTTCCGGCTCCCACGGCTGTTGATAGGTCAGACGCAAACGCCCGTTGCCCGCGGCAAACGCTTGAAAGCGCCAGGTCGATTGCCCGCCACTGCCCACCAGCCCGGTGTTCTCCGGGTTGGTGTATACCTCAGGGCTGATCGCCCGCAGCACGCCGCCGGCCGAATCCTGGATCGCCCAGCGATAACCGGTGGTCGGGTTGCTCGGCAGGGTCAGAATCAGGTGTTGCCTGTTGTTCAACTGCACTGGGCATTCGCTCTGTTTTTCTACCGTCACGTTCTGTTTCGGTTGAGTGGCACAGGCGGCCAGCAGGGCGAGGCTCAGGGGGACAAACAGGCGGATGGGGGACATTGGTCAGTAAGCTCCGGTCATTCACGACGAACGGCGAGCATAACCGAAGATGAATCAAAGTGTGACGGGCGAGACCAGGATCAAAAGATCGCAACCTCCGGCAGCTCCTACAAGGGGCGCAGCGTAGGAGCTGCCGCAGGCTGCGATCTTTTCAGGAGCGCAACCGATTCAAGTGGTCAGGTTAAAACAACACCTTCGCCACATCCGCAAAACGCTTGGCGAAGTGCACGGTAATCCCTTCCTTCAGGTAATCCGGCAATTCCTCGAAACTGCCACGGTTAGGCTCTGGCAAAATCAGCTCGAAGATCTTCTGCCGCCGCGCCGCGATGACCTTTTCGCGTACCCCGCCAATCGGCAGCACATGCCCGGTCAGCGTCAGTTCACCGGTCATGGCCACACCTTTTTTCGGCGGCTGATTGCGTGCCAGCGAGAGCAGGGCGCTGGCCATGGTCACGCCGGCGCTCGGGCCGTCTTTCGGGGTCGCGCCTTCAGGGACGTGGAGGTGGATGAAGGCTTCGTCGAAGAACTTCGCGTCGCCACCAAACTGCTTGAGGTGCGAACTGACGTAGCTGTAAGCGATCTCGGCCGATTCCTTCATCACGTCACCCAGTTGCCCGGTGAGTTTGAAGCCGCGATTGAGGGTGTGAATGCGCGTGGCTTCGATCGGCAAGGTCGCGCCGCCCATGCTGGTCCAGGCCAGGCCCGTGATGACGCCGGTGCCGGACAGCACTTGTTCGTTACGAAACACCGGCATGCCGAGTGAGGCTTCGAGGTCTTTGGGGCTGATCTTGATCACGCTTTGCGGCTCGTCGATCAGCTTGACCACCGCTTTGCGCACCAGTTTGCCCAGTTGTTTTTCCAACTGCCGCACCCCTGCCTCGCGGGCGTAACCATCGATCAAGGCTTTCAGCGCGCTGTCGCTGATGGACAGGCTGGTTTTCGACACCCCGGCTTTCTCAAGCTGTTTTGGCCACAGGTGACGCTTGGCGATGGCGACCTTTTCCTCGGTGATGTAACCCGACAGACGAATCACTTCCATCCGGTCGAGCAAGGGGCCTGGAATCGAGTCCAGGGTGTTGGCGGTGCAGACGAACAGCACTTTCGACAGGTCCAGACGCAGGTCGAGGTAATGGTCGAGGAATTCGACGTTCTGTTCCGGGTCCAGGGTTTCCAGCAGCGCCGAGGCTGGGTCGCCCTGGTAGCTTTGGCCCATCTTGTCGATTTCGTCGAGCATGATCACCGGGTTCATCACTTCAACGTCTTTCAACGCCTGAACCAGTTTGCCCGGCAGCGCGCCGATGTAGGTGCGGCGGTGGCCCTTGATCTCGGCTTCATCGCGCATGCCGCCGACGCTGAAGCGATAGAACGGCCGCCCCAGCGACTCGGCGATGGATTTGCCGACGCTGGTTTTGCCCACGCCCGGAGGACCGACGAGCAGCACGATGGAGCCGGAGATTTCGCCTTTGTAAGCGCCGACCGCGAGGAACTCGAGGATCCGGTCCTTGATGTCGTCGAGCCCGGCGTGGTGTTTGTCGAGGACTTTGCGCGCGTGTTTGAGGTCGAGTTTGTCCTCGCCGTAAACGCCCCACGGCACCGCTGTCGCCCATTCCAGGTAGTTGCGGGTGACCGCGTATTCCGGTGAGCCGGTTTCGAGGATCGACAGCTTGTTCAGTTCCTCTTCGATGCGTTTCTGCGCCTGTGGCGGCAGGACTTTGCCCACCAGTCGTTGCTCGAACTGCTCGACGTCGGCGCTGCGGTCGTCCTTGGTCAGCCCCAGCTCCTGCTGGATGACCTTGAGCTGTTCCTTGAGGAAAAACTCGCGCTGGTGCTCGCCGATCTTGCGGTTCACTTCGGCGGAGATTTCTTTCTGCAAACGCGCGACTTCGACTTCCTTGCGCAGCATTGGCAGGACTTTTTCCATGCGCTTGAGCATGGGTACGCAGTCGAGCACTTCTTGCAGCTCGTTGCCGGTGGCCGAGGTCAGGGCGGCGGCGAAGTCGGTCAGCGGCGACGGGTCGTTGGGGCTGAAGCGGTTGAGGTAGTTTTTCAGCTCTTCGCTGTACAGCGGGTTGAGCGGCAGCAGTTCCTTGATCGCATTGATCAGCGCCATGCCGTAGGCCTTGACCTCATCGGTCGGCTCGCTCGGCTGGTGCGGGTATTCGACTTCCACCAGATACGGCGGACGATGGTGCTTGAGCCAGGTGCGGATGCGCACGCGGGTCAGGCCCTGGGCGACGAATTGCAGTTTGCCGTTTTCGCGGCTGGCGTGATGGACCTTCACCAGGGTGCCGTAGAGCGGCAGGGCGGAGGTGTCGAAATGCCGTGGATCTTCCTGCGGGGTGTCCAGGAAGAACAGCGCCAGCGAGTGATGCTCGGATTTGGCCACCAGGTCCAGGGTTTCGGCCCAGGGTTCTTCATTGACGATCACCGGCAAGACTTGCGCCGGGAAGAATGGGCGATTGTGAATCGGGATGATGTAGACCTTGTCCGGCAGGTTCTGGCCGGGCAGGGCCAGGCCCTTGCCTGCGGAGGTGGGGTGTTCGGCGTTTTCGGGGTCGGCGTATTCGCTCGGGTTTTCCGGGAATTCTTGCTGGTCGCTCATGGGGCACCTGCGCAATGGGGTATGTCAGTTAGATGGGGCAGGTGGTGGGTGGTTTCAATGGGGGGTGGTTGTTAGCGGGTGTTTCAGAAGGAGTGACTTCGTTCAACGGTAGGAGCTGCCGCAGGCTGCGATCTTTTGATCTTGGCGGCCTGACAGCCGACCAATCTTTTGCAGGTGTACATATCCATTTCTGCGGTAACGGCTGCTGGCGGTTTCGCTTTTACAGCGCCTCCCTTTGGCAAACGCCCCAAAGGAAGCAAAAGGCTTCGCCCCAAGCGTACGGCACCTCGCCTAGGCTCGGCGTCCCCTCACTCCGGTGTCCATCAGGGGGCATCGCCTACGGTCTGCTGCGCGACGACCTCCTCTCGATGTGTCCGGCTGCGCCGTACGGCGCTGCGCGCCAACCCCCTGATGAACACCTCCACTCGGCCTTCCGAAGGGGCGGGTGGATCAAGATCAACAGCGGCAGGCGAGCTAACGCTCGGCCTGTTGAGTGGTTGGGGGCGGACGAGCCATGGGTGATATCCGTAGGAGCTGCCGAAGGCTGCGATCTTTTGATTTTGGCGGCCTGACTGGATGTACATCAATCAAAACTGTGGGACGGCCGGGCGGCGCTCCCACAGTGCGGTGTTACCGCTCTTCCGGTTGATCGAAGCTATCCAGCGCTCGATTCACCAACAGTTCCCCCAACGAGACCATCTGCTGAATCGCCAATGCCACATGCCGGCGCGTGCCTTCGAGCTCGAAGGCCAGGTCGCTGGCCAGCACATTCAATGAGGCGAGGGTTTCCGAGGCGTGCGCCAGCAGGGTTTCGTTGTCCAGGTCGGGGATGACCGCGAAGATGTTGGAGGGACGTTTGTCGGGCAGGTTGCCCTTGTCGAACGGCGGTTTGAAGTAGTGATCCAGCGCCCGCTCGGCGGCGTCGTGGAGTTTTTTGGAGTCGTTGGAGGCGTAAGGGGAAGTGCTTGGGGTTTCTGGTGAATTGGGGGTGACTTTGTGCATGGTGACGCTCCTGAGTGCGCCTGGAGTGTGCTCGGACGGTCAAACCCGGTCGCTGAATTGGCAGCGACCACCAAAGACTAGTTATGCGGCTTCCCACCGACAACCTGAAAACCATGTCGGAAGCTTCTCCGGGTCCTACGTTTAGAACTAATAATTTTCTAAAGATCGCAGCCTGCGGCAGCTCCTACGCCGGGCGGTCGAAGCCGTGCGCAAGTCCCGTAGGAGCTGCCGCAGGCTGCGATCTTTTGGGACACAAAAAAGGCGACTACCCCTCGGTAGTCGCCTTTTTCTTAACTGCCGCTAACGCTTATTCCGACAGTGTGTAAGCGATCACATAGTCGCCCATTTTGGTGCCCAGCGAACCATGGCCGCCGACGACGAGCAGTACGTACTGTTTGCCGTCCTTGCCGGTGTAGGTCATCGGTGTGGCCTGGCCGCCGGCCGGCAGGCGCGATTTCCAGAGTTCTTTGCCGTTGTTGACGTCATAGGCACGCAGGTACTGGTCCAGGGTTCCGCTGAGGAAGCCGACGCCACCGGCGGTGACGATTGAACCGCCCATGCTTGGTACACCGATCGGCAGGCCGATAGGGAGTGGCGAGCTGTCGCGGCTGGTGCCGTTCTTGTGCTTCCAGACCACCTTGTTGGTGGTCAGGTCGATACCGGCCACATAGCCCCAGGCCGGGGCTTGGCACGGTACGCCGAACGGCGACATGAACGGGTGCATGGTCACCGCGTACGGCGCGCCAGTGTTGGGCTGCACGCCAGCGGTCTCGCTTTCGCGCTTGCTGTCGGCAGCCACGTCGGCGCGGGGGATCATTTTCGAAACGAACGCCATGTAGTTCGGGCTGGTGAACAGCATCTGACGAACCGGATCGATCGACACGCCGCCCCAGTTGAACACACCGACGTTACCCGGATAGATCAAGCTGCCCTGCAACGACGGCGGGGTGTACTGGCCTTCGTAGCGCAGTTCTTTGAACTGGATGCGGCAGAGCATCTGGTCGAACGGGCTGGCACCCCACATGGCCTTCTCGGTCAGATCCGGGCCGAGCAGGTTGAGGTCCGAGCGCGCCTGGGTCGGGGCGGTACGGTCGCCTGGAACTGCGCCTTGCGGTACCGGGATTTCGCGAATCGGCACGATCGGTGTGCCATCGCGACGGTCGAGCACATACAGGCTGCCCTGTTTGGTCGGTGCGATCAGCGCCGGTTTGATGCCGTCAGCGGTTTTCAGGTCGAGCAGGGTCGGCTGGCTGCCGACGTCCATGTCCCACAAGTCGTGGTGGGTGAACTGGTAATTCCAGCGCACCTTGCCGGTGGCCAGGTCCAGAGCCACCAGGCCAGCGCTGAATTTTTCAGCACCCGGCGTGCGGTCGGCACCCCACTGGTCAGGCATCTGGTTGCCCAGCGGCAGGTAAACCATGCCCAGTTTCTCGTCGACACTGGCCAGCGACCACATGTTCGGCGAGTTGCGGGTGTAGACCTTGCCCGGAGCCAAAGGCTCGGTCGCCTCAGGGTTGCCGCTGTCCCAGTTCCAGACCAGGTGACCGTCGCGGATGTCGAAGGCGCGGATCACGCCGGACGGCTCGTTGGTCGACTCGTTGTCGGTGACGTGACCGCCCATGATCACCAGATCACGGGTGATCGCCGCCGGCGAGGTGGCGTAGTAGCCACCGGGGGTGAACGGGCCGATACCTTGGGTCAGGTCAACCACGCCGTGATCGCCGAAGCCTTCGCAGAGCTTGCCAGTGTCGGCGTTCAGTGCGATCAAACGAGCATCGGCGGTGGGCAGGTACAGACGACGCGGGCAGGCTTGGGCGACGGCTTTGCCAGCTTCGGAGATGACTGCGGCCGAAGCGTTGTCAGCCTTGGCGTAGGCGTTCTCGTCGTAGTAAGAAACGCCACGGCAGGTCATGTGGGCAAAGCCCTTGAAACCCACGGGGCTCTTGATCTGCGGGTCGAAGCGCCAGCGTTCCTTGCCGGTGTCCGGGTCCAGCGCCAGCACCTTGCTGTGTGCGGTGCACGCATAGAGCATGCCGTTGACCTTCAACGGGGTGTTCTCGTTGGTCAGTTCCACCGGGTCGTCAGCGGTCGGCAGGTCGCCGGTGCGGATGCGCCAGGCTTCTTGCAGCTTGCCGACGTTGGCCGGGGTGATCTGCTTCAGCGGCGAGTAGCGGTCGCCGAACTCGGTGCGGCCATAGGCCTGCCACTCGCCTTCGGGCATGGCTGGCGCGGTGCTGGTCATGTCGGCAGTGTCGCGGTCCAACTCGCCGATGATTTCACCCGGGTGGGTGAACTGGCTGGCGATGGCGGTGGCACCGGCCAGAACCACGGCCACGCTCAGCGCAGCGGTACCCAGCGGAGCGGCACCATCACGCAGCAGCGGACGGCGGAACCACGGCAACAGCAGGACCACGCCAAGGGCGAACCACAGCGACAGACGCGGCACCAACTGCCACCAGTCGAGGCCGATTTCCCACAGCGCCCACACCGTACTGGCGAACAGCACCAGCGCGTACAGACCCAGCGCCGCACGGCGAGCAGCCAGCAGCAAAATCCCGGTCAGCACCAGGCCGATACCGGCCAGCAGGTAATACAGCGAGCCGCCGAGCAGGCTCAGCTTGATCCCCCCGGCCAGCAAGGCCAGGCCCATTAACAGAAGCACGATACCGAGCAGGCTCGGCAGCAGACGGCTTCGACTCAAAGCACCCTCAGTGCTCATAGTGTGGTTCTCCGTGATGTTTCAAGTAGTCCCGCGCCTGTTCACCGTTGATGACGAACAGGTGGAGGCAGGTTTCAGTAAAAAGAGGGATCAGAAAGAGTTTCAGAACGACGACTGCACCTTGATCCCGCCGATCAGCGCGTCATCGACCTCGTTCACGCCACCAGGGTGGCGGATGTATTGCAGGTTCGGGCGCACGGTCAGCCAATGGGTCAGGTGCACGCCGTAATAGAGTTCAGCGCTGTATTCGGTGTCTTGCGGCGGCAGGTAGGTTGGGTCGTTGTAGTCGAAGACCGCGTGCGCCTGGTTGGTCGCCTCGGCGTTCTTGCGGTAGGCCGGGTTGACGTGAACCCGGGCCATGGCGAAGCCGAGATCGTCCTTGCTGCGGGCATCGAACAGGCCTTTGTAGACGACGCCGGCCTGGACATAGTTGTCGATGGCGTTGGTCTTTTTGTCGTGCATCGTGCCGTTGGCAAACACACTCAAGCCCCGCGAGTTATCACTGGCGCGACGGGTCAGCTGTTGCTGCACGCCGAGCCAGACGCCGTGCTTGCTTGATGCGCTGCGATAGGCCTCGCCACTCAGGGCGGCCGGCTGGCCGTTGCTGTCCTTATAGACGTCGGTGGCGTTGGCGCTGCTGTAGTAGTAACCGGCGCGGTATTCGCCCGGCAGGCCATTGAGTTTTGGTGTCCACACCAGTTCCACCGGCAGCACCGCGCCTTGGGTGCCGCTGCCACTGAGCTTGAAGCCGTTGTCGCGGTCCAGGTTCGACGGGTTTTGCTCGTAGGCACCCATCTGTGCGTAGAGCTCAGGTGTCAGGTGATATTTGACCCGCAGCGCCCATTGGCTGACCGGCCAGTTGTACCAGATGCCGCCCACCCAGTTGCCGACCTGAGAACCGCAGAACGCCAGGTTCTGGAAATCGCAGGGGAAGCTGTTGAAGTCTTCGCCTTCACCAAAGCGGCCGGCCTTGATGTCGAGCTTCTGATCGAAGAATTTCTGCTGATACCACATCTGTGTCAGCCGCGTGGTCTGGCCACGGCCCCAGACTTCCTGGGCCGAGGTGAAACCGCCGACGCGTGGATCGTTGATCCGGTCGTTGCTGATGTTGTTGCCGCTGCGTTCGGTGAGGGTCAGCTGAAATTCAGCGTCGTGCCAGCCGAGGATCTTTTGCAGGTCCAGGTGCGTACCGAGGCCGAACTGGTCGCTGTAGCGCGCCGTGCGATCGTGGTCGTAGCCGCCGTGCAGGTTGCTGCCCATTTCGCCGGTGTAGTCGACTTTGAAGTCGTAGCCCTTTTCCGCGAGTTCCGTACGTGTGCCGTTCCAGTCGCCGAGCATCCACGGTGAGTCGCTATCGAATGCAGGGGCAGCCTGAGCGCAGCTGGCAAGGCTCAGGGCGCTGAGTCCACCGATCAGGTTGATGGCTTTTCGGGCAGCAACAGCAGGGAAGACAGCGCTGTCTCGCAAAGTCTGAATGTCGGGCATAGAGAAGGAGTTCTTGGTCTTTTAGGGGGGGGAGGGAGCTGAACGCTGCGAGGGTCAATCGGGCAGATGAAACGATTCAGCGTTAAGGGGGGCAAGGATAATGATCTGTTACACAGAGAGAAAGGGCTTTTCTTGACATGGATCCTTTCGGATTTGGTAATAGTCCCGAGGAAAGGACCGCAGCCTGCGGCAGCTCACATCAGAAGGTGTGCACCTGTAGGCGTTGCCGCTGGCTGCGATCTTTCAGAGTTCACCTACATTTAACGGATAGCGCACAGAGTCCTTCCACCGCACGACACCCTCGGCTAAGGTGCGCGGCTTCCTTTACTTTCTTTGTTCAAAGGCCCGGCATGACCGAACAGAACCCCAACCCGCTGCACGGCGTGACCCTGGAACAGATCCTCAACGCACTGGTTCAACACTACGAATGGTCGGGGCTGGCCGAGCGCATCGACATTCGCTGCTTCAAGAGCGATCCGAGTATCAAGTCGAGCCTGACCTTCCTGCGCAAAACCCCGTGGGCCCGCGAGAAAGTCGAAAAACTCTACGTCAAGTTGATGCGCACCAAACGTCCGCTCTAAGGAATCGCAATGCCCGCCGAGCCAACTCGACCTTCGCCCGTCATGAGACGTTTTATACGCTCGGCTGCCGTGCTGGGCTGGCTGGGATTGAGTATTCAGCTGTACCTGGTGTTGTACGGCCGCTGGAGTGTCAGCGCCAGCCAACTGGGTGGGCTGGTGAGCTACTTCAGCTATTTTACGGTCCTGACCAACACGCTGGTGGCGACGGTGCTGACCTGTGCCGTGACTTCGCGCGAGTCGAAGGGCCACGCGTTCTTTTTACAGCCATGGGTCAGCAGCGGGATCGCCGTGAGCATTGCCCTGGTCGGCCTGGCGTATAACCTGCTGTTGCGGCATTTGTGGCACCCGCAGGGCTGGCAATTCATCGCCGACGAGCTGCTGCATGACGTCATGCCGCTGTTGTTTCTGTTCTATTGGTGGCGGTGTGTGCCTAAAGGCACCTTGCGCCTTGGCCACATCGGTTTGTGGGTGACTTACCCGGTGGTGTACTTCGCTTATGCCTTGCTGCGTGGGCACTCGCTGGGGCTCTACCCTTATCCCTTTATTGATGTCGAAAAACTCGGTTATCCCCAGGTGTTCATCAATGCCAGCGGGATATTGCTGGGGTTTGTGCTGATTGCGCTGGTAGTGGTCGGGCTGGATCGGTGGCGCGGACATAAGTAACTGTTTTGACCCCCGTAGCAGCTGCCGAGCCCGCGAGGCTGCGTTCGAGGCCGAAGGCCTCGCAAATCCTGCATACGCGGTTTGCCTGGAGGAACGCGCTGCCTGATTTTACGACCGCTCTGCGGCCGAACGCAGCCTCGCGGGCTCGGCAACTGCTACGGAATGTGGTGATTACTCCTCGTCGCTGTCGTCCAGTTTCCAGTAACCCACGGCTTTCACCTGATCCTGATTCACGCCCTTCTCATCCAGCAACACGCGGCGGATCTGTCGTGAGACTTTGGATTCTGTCGCGATCCACGCATACAACTCGCCGCTCGGTATGTGCAGTTGTTGCACGGTGGTCAGCAGGTGGTTCTGGCCACTTTCGCGCAAGACCCAGATCACGTTGACGTTTGCCTGACTCTCGAGGATTTGCTGTTCGGCACCGTTCTCGATTTCCACCACCACCAGTGCGCGACGGTTGGCCGCCAGGCCTTCAAGGCGGCGGGCGATGGCGGGCAGGGCGGTCTCGTCACCGATCAGCAGGTAGCTGTCGAAGATATCCGGCACGACCATCGAACCCCGTGGCCCGCCAATGTGCAGGAACTGGCCGGGTGTGGCCTGCGCTGCCCAGGTCGCGGCAGGGCCATCGCCGTGCAGCACGAAGTCGATGTCCAGTTCCAGCGTGTTCAGGTCGTAACGGCGGGGCGTGTAGTCGCGCATCGCCAGCAGCGGCCCGTTGTCCTTGCCGGCGCCCAGCACCAGGGTTTCCAGCGTGGCGTGTTCCGCTGCGCTTTGTGG
It encodes:
- a CDS encoding glucose/quinate/shikimate family membrane-bound PQQ-dependent dehydrogenase, translated to MSTEGALSRSRLLPSLLGIVLLLMGLALLAGGIKLSLLGGSLYYLLAGIGLVLTGILLLAARRAALGLYALVLFASTVWALWEIGLDWWQLVPRLSLWFALGVVLLLPWFRRPLLRDGAAPLGTAALSVAVVLAGATAIASQFTHPGEIIGELDRDTADMTSTAPAMPEGEWQAYGRTEFGDRYSPLKQITPANVGKLQEAWRIRTGDLPTADDPVELTNENTPLKVNGMLYACTAHSKVLALDPDTGKERWRFDPQIKSPVGFKGFAHMTCRGVSYYDENAYAKADNASAAVISEAGKAVAQACPRRLYLPTADARLIALNADTGKLCEGFGDHGVVDLTQGIGPFTPGGYYATSPAAITRDLVIMGGHVTDNESTNEPSGVIRAFDIRDGHLVWNWDSGNPEATEPLAPGKVYTRNSPNMWSLASVDEKLGMVYLPLGNQMPDQWGADRTPGAEKFSAGLVALDLATGKVRWNYQFTHHDLWDMDVGSQPTLLDLKTADGIKPALIAPTKQGSLYVLDRRDGTPIVPIREIPVPQGAVPGDRTAPTQARSDLNLLGPDLTEKAMWGASPFDQMLCRIQFKELRYEGQYTPPSLQGSLIYPGNVGVFNWGGVSIDPVRQMLFTSPNYMAFVSKMIPRADVAADSKRESETAGVQPNTGAPYAVTMHPFMSPFGVPCQAPAWGYVAGIDLTTNKVVWKHKNGTSRDSSPLPIGLPIGVPSMGGSIVTAGGVGFLSGTLDQYLRAYDVNNGKELWKSRLPAGGQATPMTYTGKDGKQYVLLVVGGHGSLGTKMGDYVIAYTLSE
- a CDS encoding carbohydrate porin; the protein is MPDIQTLRDSAVFPAVAARKAINLIGGLSALSLASCAQAAPAFDSDSPWMLGDWNGTRTELAEKGYDFKVDYTGEMGSNLHGGYDHDRTARYSDQFGLGTHLDLQKILGWHDAEFQLTLTERSGNNISNDRINDPRVGGFTSAQEVWGRGQTTRLTQMWYQQKFFDQKLDIKAGRFGEGEDFNSFPCDFQNLAFCGSQVGNWVGGIWYNWPVSQWALRVKYHLTPELYAQMGAYEQNPSNLDRDNGFKLSGSGTQGAVLPVELVWTPKLNGLPGEYRAGYYYSSANATDVYKDSNGQPAALSGEAYRSASSKHGVWLGVQQQLTRRASDNSRGLSVFANGTMHDKKTNAIDNYVQAGVVYKGLFDARSKDDLGFAMARVHVNPAYRKNAEATNQAHAVFDYNDPTYLPPQDTEYSAELYYGVHLTHWLTVRPNLQYIRHPGGVNEVDDALIGGIKVQSSF
- a CDS encoding VF530 family DNA-binding protein — translated: MTEQNPNPLHGVTLEQILNALVQHYEWSGLAERIDIRCFKSDPSIKSSLTFLRKTPWAREKVEKLYVKLMRTKRPL
- a CDS encoding Pr6Pr family membrane protein, which encodes MRRFIRSAAVLGWLGLSIQLYLVLYGRWSVSASQLGGLVSYFSYFTVLTNTLVATVLTCAVTSRESKGHAFFLQPWVSSGIAVSIALVGLAYNLLLRHLWHPQGWQFIADELLHDVMPLLFLFYWWRCVPKGTLRLGHIGLWVTYPVVYFAYALLRGHSLGLYPYPFIDVEKLGYPQVFINASGILLGFVLIALVVVGLDRWRGHK
- a CDS encoding siderophore-interacting protein: MTEVIVQTIHRVSHALKRRRLEVLRVVDLTPRMRRITLGGPELAGFVSLGTDDHVKLFFPQSAAEHATLETLVLGAGKDNGPLLAMRDYTPRRYDLNTLELDIDFVLHGDGPAATWAAQATPGQFLHIGGPRGSMVVPDIFDSYLLIGDETALPAIARRLEGLAANRRALVVVEIENGAEQQILESQANVNVIWVLRESGQNHLLTTVQQLHIPSGELYAWIATESKVSRQIRRVLLDEKGVNQDQVKAVGYWKLDDSDEE